The nucleotide sequence tgtttgtttattttagatagggtcttactatgtaattcaggctagccttaaactctcaGTAGGAagtcctcatacctcagcctcccgagtactgggattaaaggcatgtgccactatgtccagcacAAAGAGAGtgtgggtgcactaggacctccagttgctgcagaccaactccaaacacctatgccactttgtgcatctggctttatgagggttctggagaattgaacttgggttattaagctttacaggcaagtgccttaaccactgagccatctctccaacccaaacattttttatttatttcagagagaaagaggcaactagacagaatgggcatgccagggtctttagccactgtaaacgaactccagatgcatgtgccaccttgtgcatctgccttatgtgggtcctggggaatcaaacctgggtcctttggcttggcaggcaaacatgtaaaccactaagccctctctccaggccaagaccaaactttttttttggggggggggcaggtttaGTGTgtctcccaggctggctttgagttcaacatcctcccacatctgcctgCTGCTCTGCTGAGAGTACAGGCCTGAGCCACACTTGGCAAGGCTGTGTTCTTGAGAACAGACTATTGAATTGATAAAAATGCTCATGGGACTTGTGCTACAGGTGTGTAAATTTTATAGGAAGACTTGGCACCTGAATGGGATGCCTCAAAAGATTGCAAAATAGCTGTTTAGAGTCATCTTATATAATGGCACCAAATTCCAGATCAGGTAGTGAGCTGTTGAAATCAGAATTAGGTGAACCTTGGGGagaatcaaaactcatcaaagtgctgaaaagtgatAGCATTCAGCACTTAATGGCACATTTCTACAGTAACCTCCAGTGGCTCAGGAACTGTAGTGGatgaggtggtagaaagaattaaagagtttgaggatggggaggagggcctTGGAATGCTGTCTCCTGAACATAGATAGAGTGGTGATTGAACTCATGGCCACATAAGACCTGCatgatattgggcccatcaacaacAGGTTGTTGTGGACATCAATAGAGAACAGGgaatagtagaaaaaaaaatgggggctcaGTGGGGTAAGAGATAGGGGAAAAGAAGGTTTTGGGAATGGATTATgtaaagtatttttgttgttgttttattcaagatagggttcactctagcccaagctgacctgaaactcactcagtaatcccaggctggcctggaactcatagtgatcctcctatatctgtctcctgaatgctggggttaaaggcgtgcaccaccatgcctggctatgtaaagtttttcattttatttatttatttttgtagtcaaaAGATAaggtaggactggagaggtggcttagcagttaaggcgcttgcctgcagagccaaaggactcaggctcaattccctaggacacataAGCCATGGCGgtaaatgtatctggagtctgtttgcagtggctgaaggtcctagtgtgcccatattcatttatatattctcccccacttctctctctctctcagataaataaattttttctcaatttttatttgcattttccatgattataaagaatatcccatgctaataccctccctccccccactttcccctttgaaattccattctctatcatatcccctccccatctcaatctcttttattttgatgtcatgatcttttcctcctcctatgatggtctgtgtaggtagtgtcaggcactatgaggtcatggacatccaggccattttatgtctggaggcaGTACgtcataaggagtcctacccttcctttggctcttacatgctttctgccacctcttccgcattggaccctgagccttggaaggtgtgattgagatgttactcagtactccagtcacttctttccagcactgtgataccttctgagttgtcccaaggtcactgccatctgaaaagagaagattctctacccaaagtgagagtagcgttaatataagggtaggtatattaagagaagtgcttactgggcagtttgataagcatagtatatacatagataaatacatttttattaagtgacaaggttcattaaaaaaaaaagacaaggtttgaggctggaaagatagctcaatggctaaaggttgggtttttttctttttgcaaagccttctggccaggtttaatttcccaatcacccatgtaaagccagacaggcatttgtttgcagcagcaagagaacctggcaaacccacacactcacatgcacacaaatgatttttttaaagatgagattTTTTTGCTTTATGGATATTCAACACAAGAGTTCAAAGGTGACTTCCCATTGGCTtaccattatcttttttttaaaaaaatattttatttatttgagagagatacagagaaagaagctgacagagttgagagagagagaatgggtgtgccaggtcctcctgccactgcaaattccagatgcatgtgccactttgtgcatctggttttatgtgggaactgaggaatcaaatcctggctttctggctttgcaagaaagtacctttaaccactgagctatctctccagcccagtttaccaTTTTCTAAGAGATAGGAAACCCTTGGTGAAGTGGGTTATTACCTTCAGCTTGAAATATTCCACTTTATTTTGTGGCATAACTACTTATTTTAGGGATTATTGTGGCCGCCTTTGAGAGAAGCCCCAAGAATGTACAGATTACATCCGCCAGCACCCTCCTCTTCATATAAAGTGGGAGGCAAAGTGGGGATAGAGATTGTCTTGGGAATCTGCCTGCCTCTTAATGTTTCTTCCTATAAAATTTGGTTCTTAGTGCAATTCAGTTGGGAGACGAAAGCAtttaggactgggaagatggctaagccattaaagatttttgcttgcaaatgccagctggggtccaattccccagccacccacataagctagaatcTAAAAATGGTAaagtatctggggttcattcgcagaagcaggaggccctggcatgccttcacaaacacacacacacacacacacacacacacacacacacgcaaatgaataagtaaatagttttgtttttaaaaaaaaaaaattaaagcatttacttgcagccaggtgtggtggcaagtgTTTGTAATTCCAGCCCTGCAGAGGCTAAGGCATGTGAATCAAGAAtcagagactggggctggagagatggcttagtggttaaacacttgcctgtgaagcttaaggactccagttcgagactccattccccaggacccacgttagccagatgcacaagggggcacacgcatctggagttcatttgcagtggctggaggccctggcgcgcccattctccctccctccctctctctctccgtctgtcactctcaaataaaataaataaacaaaaaaattaaaaaaaaaataaaaaaaaagaatcaaagaccCGCCTGGTCTATAATAGTAAGACcatgtctgggggggggggggtggcaagtGTGTGAATACATACCAGATTTTCTTTATATTCATAGGGTATTGGAAGGGGGAAGTTGgtgtataattaaaaataagtaggagagtgagaccctaccttgaaaaaaacaaacaaaaaaaagtaggtgtCAGGCCAGGACTGGAGTTAATGTGAGACAATGAAAAAGAGTGGTCCTGACTCCTATAAAAATTGGGCCAGTTTGGAGGAAGTAGTTAGCTCTGTGTGGCTTCTACCACCAAATGGCCTTTGCTGACCACTTTGGTGTCTCGTGAGAGTTCCCCATGCCTTTCTGAACTTACCTGCTCTTAATAACTGCAACTCAGGAATCCTGGTCTCATCTTGATCCTTTTCCCTTCCATTTGCAAGGAGACTAGCATCTCTCCACATTCTCAGATGCTGTTCAACTCCTGCCCTTACCTCTTAAAACTTAAGCCCTTCATAAATGTTTTGTTCTCTTCAGCCTAAAGTTACTCATAATTCACTCTCatctttagaaaaaaagaataagtcaACCAAACCAAATACAACTTTCTTTTTAACCTTTCTTTCCTACAAGTCACTTTTTCATCCTTGTTTCTATCTGCCATTTATAGGTATTTGTCTACCATGTCTTCTGTTGCTCATCTCAGCCCATGGCTTTTACAGGCATGTAACCAAAACTTCATGTCATATGTTCTTAGTGAGATTTATAGCTCCAGGTATTCCTGAAACTATTAGTTCCCCAGTTCATTTGGCCACAGTATATTGAGTGAATTCATAGAGTCCTTGAAAATAGCCCTTAAAAtgattgttgggttttttttttttctgagattgaaTGTATAAATCATACAGAGCAAAAGGCATGTTGTTACTGTAGGTTGTAAACTATAGGAAAAGGATGAGTGGAGTGGACTttgaagctggagctgagcaaCAGTGGCCATCAGTTGATGCTTGTTGGAATTTGTGAGGGGAAGGAGGTATGCCCAAAATATCCCTCACTACTGCCTTTTTCCTCCTAATCTCAGGAAGTTAATTCCACACTTGGATAGACTAGGTTTGAAAGAGGGCAAAGAGAAGTCATTTGGTGTAAGAGTCATGCCATTGTGGCAGAGACAGCATGTTAAATTAGTCATCCATTATTTCTTTTCACTCAGCTAACCTTGAAAGTCACCTGTATGCCAAGCCTTTGGCAGAAAACAGcaccagctccccccccccacagtccccctcccacacacacctgtacaaaTGCCAGGGTGGCCTGGGTTTGTGCCCAGCTGCCCTCCCCCTCCTGACATGGAAGGAACATTCCAGTTCTATGGCAGTTGACAGTGGGTAGGTGAAGGGCCGAAAGGAgggcagaaaggaagaagaagggtgAAGTTTCTGAGTTAAAGCAAGGCAGTGCTTTCTGTAAAGAAAACCAAAGGAATGTGGTATAAAGAAGGGTGTGGAGTTTGGGGACCAAGTCCATACTTTAGGGATATTTTGTTTTGATTGGTTGGGTTTTATTGTTGTGTATGTGGTTTTCTTGGGAGACAAAGGTCTCTTGTATTCAAGGCTGGCCTCGCCATGTAGCTAAGTAAGGATGATATTGAACTCTTGATagtatgttccaccatgcctgattaGCTCTCTGAATAACTGTAAGAGAGAAACCAAAGGGTGTACCATAGGAGGCCCAGCACAGCAAAGGGGGGAGGCAGTCAAGTGTTACCTTCCTCTGATCCTTTTCTTTCTATAGCTGGTTTGCATAGAAGAAAACTTGATTAAGCAAGGTTGGATAGAGAGAGGTTTGATGGTCTACAAGAATAAACCAGCCTTAAGAGCTGTCCATAGAAAAGGAGAGTGGGATAAAGAAGGCACTCGTGGTTGGGGAGCAGTTCAGACCCAGTGCCTGAAAGATGCCAACTGAAAAGTGCCCTTTTGCCTCTGAGATTGTTGTTCCTAAGAGGCATCTCCCAGCAAACCCCGGGGTCACTTGGGGTGGGCTATTTGTTTACTTTCCCCAGTTCTCAGCTTTTTGTTCCCCTCTCTTTCCAAAATTTGGCTTTTGACTCATCATTTTTGTCTTTGTGTGTATTTTCCTTTTCCCTGGAGAAGCCCAAGTCATCTGCAGCTTGTTGCCAGAAAAGACCACTTTGGGTCACTGTCATGAAATGATAAGACAACAACATTTTTCTTGCTTCTGGGAACTCTATAACAATGTGTCCCTAATGAGATTAGAGAAGGGGATTTTGGGAAGTggggaagaaatggaaaatcGCTTCCTTGGGCCTTATCTAGCTCTGAGAGTCTTAACATACTCAAACACTTATTTGGAGCaaatacaaaactatttttctGGCTCATATATGGTTCTGTGACATTTGCTTAGGGTCATAAGTGACCCTTACTGAGAGAAGGGTCACAGAGTCCATGTTTTGATTTCCCGTGGGGCAGCCACTCTTGGAATAACTAGAGTCAGCTGAAATGATGTGTGGTGTTGCTTTTCCATGTCAGTTACTCGGCTGTTTCTTCTGcttcccctaaaaaaaaaaaaaatcccagcaaggtaaatggtttggtttggtttttgtctttttttttttaatgtcacccTGTACATTCAGTTGACATTATGAGTGAGTGAAGAGGGCAGAAGAATGTTTCAAAATCTTGAAACAAATTGATGTTAACCaattatcatgtggttcttggGACTTCTGTAATTTGTAgtcattattaaaataaatattataaagaatATTTCAGGGATGGGATGTAGAGATTTGTATAGCTtgcctaaggccctgggttccatccctaacaCAGGGGTAAATACCTCATAATTCACCTATAAAATATGTAAGATCCTGATTATTTAGAGAGttgtgcttgtttaattttttttttgagggggtgtcTTTTCCCTTCTAAGTTTGTAGTAAAGACAACATTCAAGAATGGCACACCCTGTACAAGGCAAAACAGTGTTTTCATCaatttgggtttttgagacagggtttcagcaTGTTGCTCAGGTTAGACTCAGACTCTGGATcttgccacctctgcctcctgggtgcagcGCTTTCAACCTAACCCGCTCTACACGAGGTTCTTTTGGAGCTCAGGTGTCTTTCCATGGGGAAAAAGTAACCCCTCCTGTAACTCCTCTTCCTACAGTTCATttcctgcttatttattttttattttagagagagagaggaagatagagaattggcatgccagggtttcagccactatagtcaaactccagacgcttgcactacctagtgggcatgtgtgaccttgcacttgcctcacctcggtgtgtctggctaacatgggatctggagaatctaacatgggtccttaggcttcgcaggcaagtgccttaaccactaagccatctcaccagcccctcttttttttaaaacttttatttgtttatttgagagtgacagagaatgaggcagagagaataagagagagagagaatgggcatgccagggcctccagccactgcaaacaaactccagatatgtgtgcccccttgtgcatttggctaacgtgagtctggggaatcaagcctcaaactggggtccttaagcttcacaggcaagcacttaagcacatAAGcgctcaagccatctctccagcccaaagcccctctttttaaaaaatattttatttattttcaagaagggagggagagagaatatgggcattctaggaccttcagcctctgcaaacaaactcagatgcatgtaccactcagtgtatttggctttacgtgggtactggagaaatgaacctggatcattaggttttgcagacaagagtctttacagttgagccatctccccagatccatttcttttctgtctaattaaaatatttacttatttgagaaagaggaaaacagagagtGGGTATGGACACACAGGGCCgtttgcaactgcaaacaaactgcagacacatgtgtcactttgtgcatctggctgtatgtgagtactggggaactgaactcaggctgtcagcctttgcaagtgcctttaactgctgagccatctccagctcccTACAGCTCACTTCCATTGGGGAAGAAGTGTTTCCTATAGCTGCTTGCTAAATAatgcatcaaaacagaagactggggctggagagaccagTGAGCAGTTACAAGCACTTACTGTGCAAGAGTGAGAGCCTGAGGAAGCCTGAAAGACAGCTCCAGTCTGATCCCCAGGACTCAAATAAACAGCTGGGTTtgcccatgcctggctgtaaccccagtgctataGAGGAGCAGAGACCCGAGGATCACTAGAGctcacacaaaaaaaggcaaagtcCAGGATagtggaagagggctggagcaGATCACCTGACAGTCCACTCTAGCCACTGCGGGCAAGAGCATGGAGTGCTgtgcagacacacatacatgcatatcacacacacatgcacacacatgcacacatggaggCTGCAACCTGAGCTGGAAGTCACAACGCAGTGCAGCCCAGCTCAGCATCCCCACAGAAGCTGCCCTGAAACACAAGAGAAATCTGCATAGCAGGTGTACTTACAGAACACCCTCCAcagacatgtgcatacatcacatacACCAATACTCAGATCTTGAGgattagggatgtagctcagagtaGAACATtttcccagcatgcacaaggccttggtcaatccccagtaccacattaaaaaaggaaagaaaaagaaaaaccaaaacagcatccttctcaaaaaaaataataataaaataaacagggctggagagatgcattagcagttaaggtgcttgcctgcaaaacctaagaacccaggtttgattccccaggacccatgtaaagccagatgcacatggtggcaacatgtgtctgaagttcatttagagtggctagaggccctggcacaccattttcttgtgtgctctcaaataaataaaacaaatcctgATGAGGCCAAAGGTTTTGAAGCTTTCAAGTGACTGAACTTGTTTTCTTGTCACACAGTACCTGGAAGGGAAAAACTGAGTTAATGTTTATTATAGGGTTCATAGCAGGAAGGAATGGAAATGTGGGAAGAAAAACAGATGTTAGTGTAGTTGAAAATAGAAGCCGTGAACATTCCCATTAGAAACACTCAATGAAGCtactttattaaataaacaaGAAGAGTCGGGTGTGGGAATAAGTTCCTTTCCATCTGGATACTCCTGAAGACAGTGCCAATTAGATACGTTGATAGAGCCTATCGGTGAAGTAAGTTTGATCCAACAGTACAAATAAGctatgtgtttttgtttggtCTTGGAATGTGATTTTTGTACCTCTCTCTCTAGGGCTTTATTTGATGCCTGGGAACTTGTTTGAGACTCGAAGATCTGACTAAGGAAGGGTTGGGGAGTGGCCAGTGTGGCAGTCCTGACCCTGCCAGGTGTGAAGGTCTGACTAAGGAAGGGTTGGGGAGCAGCCAGTGTGGCAGTCCTGACCCTGCCAGGCTTGAAGGTCTGACTAAGGAAGGGTTGGGGAGCAGCCAGTGTGGCAGTCCTGACCCTGCTCACCTTCTTTCACAGCCCtccacgctgagactacacacCACTCCTCTGAGACTCGCTTCTCTCCACCGTTGCCTGGAGCCATAGTTGTTGAACACTAAGGATTCTGTGGAtgcagaaagaataaataaatggccTGTTAGTCAaagaacttttttattattattagaaagcAGAATAATAGCTGGgcctggtagcacacacctttaatcccagcactcaggaggcagaggtaggagggctgccattagttcaaggccagcctgggacttctgagtgagtgccaggtcagcctggtatagagtgagaccctaccttgaaaaaaatacaggAGAATAATAACATAtctgtgtacatgcatacatacatacacacacacatacatacatatatacatgtgtgtgtgtgtatggtgtgagtcaggcatggtggtacatgcttttagacccagcactcaggagtcagggatagaagaattgctgtgagttccaggccagcctgggctacagtgagactctgccttgaaaaaaaagaaagatatgcaGGAAATTCATGTGGATAATAGAAACTTAACATGTATTAAATGAGaatatatattgttatatatgAGGTGACTATGCtaatttttataatgaaaaagcactgaaaattttacaAACTTTTCAATGACTTTGACGCCTAGGCTCAGGGTTGCGGTCCCTCAGGCTGCTTGGCATGTGGGTGGGTTGGTTTTATGGGTCATTGTTCCGTCTGTCTATACTCGTTCTATTTTTCCTCATACCTTGTAGACTACTTATAGTTGAATTTTGAAAAATCATTTGGAGATCACTGAGGAACTTTTCTATTGCCATGGATGTGAGTCATTTGTCAGTCACCTTCAGACATATTTGTCTTTGTaatctgagggtttttttttttttcaggctttctCTTCAATGCACAGCTGCCTTGCTAAGGGCTACAGGAAGGCTTTCACAAGGGGCTGTGACAGCAGAATATTTTGGTCATTGTGTTAACATGTAAAAGCTCAATCATTGGGTTGCTGCGCCTCTGTGTTTTGGGTAACTGTCCTCTTTGTCCCCCATTCTAGTTGAATGGGTCGTCGCAGTCACCGTTGCTGCCGGGACGGCCGCACTTGGTTACCTAGCTTACAAGAAATTCTACGTCAAAGACCATCGTAGCAAAGCTATGGTGAACCTGCACATCCAGAAAGACAACCCCAAGGTAGTCCACGCTTTCGACATGGAGGACTTAGGAGACAAAGCTGTGTACTGCCGTTGCTGGAGGTCCAAAAAGGTGAGGAAAAAAAGTCCTTTGTGTAGAGATGCACTAGTGTGTTGTTTCTGTTGAAGCTGTCAAGCTTGTATTACCAGGTACTATTACAAAGtccttggtttttgttgtttcagTGAACCCTGTTCTCTGTTTTCCATACACCCTTTTGCGCCTAGGTCTTACTGTGTagcaaggtggcctggaactcataatcctcccagctctgccctccaagtgctggattacaggcatgtgccacacccagctttgcatACACTCTTACAGAACATGTTCTAACCATCATGGAGTAGAAGTGCATCTGTGCTCATTGAGTTCAGGCAAATTTAACCATCTGCTTGCTTATTGCCCaaagaagagattttaaaaaattcttactcTTGGAATTTCCTCCCAGAGGGGATCCTACCTCTGGTAAATAGCCTCCTAAACCGTCCTTCAGCCAAACTTCCTACAATTAAATATCTTAACTGCAGAATTCTTAAAACTCCTAATCTTTGTGACAATTCTATTTTATCACTTCCTGGTTTGGTGCCACCCAGGACACCTGCAGCTGTAGGCGCCATGGCGGCTTCTGAACCCAAGATGGCCAAGTGGTTTTCAAGGTCATCTTGAAAGGACTTATGCACCCATGGCTTCAGGATCTGTGGTGTGTTGTTGTGCAAGCTGTGGTGCACACTCTGCATCCTGCCACCATTAGCACCCACATAGAATGAATCTCACCAGACATGGTGCGAAAAGCACAGTAAACATGATGATGAGTCTGGGCGGGGAGCAGAGTTCCGTGGTGGAGCGCTTACCAGAAGCCGTGGATTCACCCACCACCTACACATGTACAAAGGATGGGTTTCCAAAAATACAAACATGGAAGACACTACCCAATAGATAGTAGAaagagtgtgcgtgtgtgtgtgtgtgtgtgtgtgtgcgcgcgcgcgcacgctaAATTTTTTGTTAGCATACTAAGAAATGGGTGTCACtgggacattttcatacatatcatTATGCTTGGTTCTTTGCTTCCCACACTATTCTCCCAGTCCCCGTCTCCCCCTCTTGCTGATCCCCTTTCCAGATTGTCCTCCCTTTTGCAGTACTCTCCCCCTTCCCCGACTTTAGACCTTTTCCTCACTTTGGTAGTCCCCTAGGAAGTGTTTTTCACTAGCTCATCCTTCCCAGGGTGGCTGATGTTAGATAGAGTGGTGATAAGGAGCTTAGATTACATCATAGTGTCCAGTCTACTTGATGAAGGTATGGGATACAAACTAAAGATTAATAGCCCTATTGCAACTTGTACCTTAAGAAAAGCACTGTTCATCTGGAATGT is from Jaculus jaculus isolate mJacJac1 chromosome 18, mJacJac1.mat.Y.cur, whole genome shotgun sequence and encodes:
- the Cisd1 gene encoding CDGSH iron-sulfur domain-containing protein 1 translates to MGLSSNASVRVEWVVAVTVAAGTAALGYLAYKKFYVKDHRSKAMVNLHIQKDNPKVVHAFDMEDLGDKAVYCRCWRSKKFPFCDGSHIKHNEETGDNVGPLIVKKKET